TTCGTCGATTAGATTGCGAACGACGGCCCACTGTGGGGGCTGGTATCTTGAAATTCGTCGAATAGCCAGTGGTCGAATTGCCCGTCTAAGCGAAAGTCCATCAATTCACGGGCATTGCTGTCTTCGACACCCATGGGGGAGCCGAGAGTTTCGGGGAGAGCAAGTGCGTGAGGTCGGCAAAGGCGAGTCGCCCCGGGCGGCGCACCAAGCGGTCGTAGTTTTGGTGGTAGGCCTCAAGAATGCGATAGACGCCTTGAGTGTTTTGTAGGGCGCGTTGTAAATGATGCCAGACGATGGCCTTTAAAATGTCGGCTAGGGCCGTGCAGAGCGGGGCCGGCAGGTCGATCTCCTTGCGCACTTTGAGAATGGCTCGCCCAGCCAGGATGTCTGGTGCCACGGCAAAGGCGTTATTGAGCAAGGTATTGAGCTCTTCTTTGACTGGGTAGTTTTGCACCTTGGTCGCGGCGCTCTCGAAGTCGTTTTTTTGCGACTTCATAAAGTCCTCGGGCACGGCAGCGCGCAGGCTGTTGGCCAATTGATCCCAGTCGGGTGCCTGAGCACAGGTCCAGGGACAACCTTGTGGCCAGATACGTGCGGCTTCGCCCCAGAGTGTGGCTTGAGGGGCGTCCAGATAGAGATTGTAGAGCTGTTCGATGAAATCGGAAACAATGGATTCGACTTTGCGTGCATCGTGTCCGTAGGTGGCCTGTTTGAAGGCCTGCCAAAATTCGTGTAGTTCTTCGTTCAGCTCGCCGGGGCGATGTACGATGCTGTCGCGCACTTCATTGCGCAGGCGCGGCTCGGAGGTTTCGTCAAGTAGGTTGAGGCTGCCGGATAGGCCGAGTTCCAGTGCAAAGGCGGAGACAACGCGAAAGAAAAAGCTGTCGAGCGTCTGCAGGTTGAGTTGGTGCATGCGGCTAATTAAAATGCGCAGCAAATGGTGATAGCGTGTAGCGTCGGCGTCGATTTGTAGTTCTGCGGAGAGCTGGGCGGCCGTTTGGGGGGCGCTGGCGGCGTCGCTGAGTTTCTCGATGATTTTATGAAAGAACTCGCCGGCAGCGGTGCGGGTAAAGGTGAGTGCGATAATACGTTCCGGCTGTTCGGCGAGGTGTAGCAGGTAGATGAAACGGTTGGTCAGCTGGTAAGTCTTACCCGAGCCAGCGGAAGCGGAAATCGCGATGTGTTGAAGTGAGTTCACTGTGAGTTTTTGCAGAATGACTTGGTATGGATTAATTTATTAGGCAGAATCATTGGGGGCAGAATCATTTTATAGGGAAGGTGAGTTACGTTTCGGGTGTTTCTGGAGCTTGCTGATTCACTATTTTCGTAGGAGGACCGATTGGGTGATTGTTCGATTGTTGAAATTGATCCAATTGAAAGATTTGAGGTCTGCTATGGTCAAAAAACGTGTCAGGTGCTTTTTATAAGAAGCAATTCCTTGTGCTTGTGCGATAGCTATGACTATGAGCGCTTCTGTGTTCGTTAGCATTGGCATTGCTTGAACTCCAATGAATTTCTTTGCATCGCTTAATGAGATTTCTCTGAGCTCACTGTCTAGTAATTGACGAAGTGCGTCACTATACAAGTTGATCGCTAAGTGAGTGCCGAGGTCCGACAGCAGGTCGTGCAGGACTTCGGCGATAGCTGAATCTTCTGCTGTAATTTTAAACTTTGCTCGATCGGATGACCTGAGTGTTGTGGATACAAACCTACTTTGAACTGAGTTTGGGCGGAAATTGATAAGCTTACCGTGTTGTGTATTTGTTAGCAGTAAGTAGTTTAATAGTTGTGCTTCATGCTGAGGTTTTAATTGAGCAGTGGTTTTGGTTTCGAATAGGACACCATCAACAATTAGATCGATGAAATAGGACTTTTGGAATTCTTTGTGAGTGATTCGTATTTCAGACTCTAACTCGCATTGTAGTCCGCGTGATGTCAGTCTATGCAATAAAGTTCGCTGATACACTTTTTCATCCAGTAATCGGCCGATCTCATTGTGTATCTCAAATGCCGATTTCATTACCATGTGATCAATCGCATGGAAATCATCCTGGTGCGTAACCTGAATTATTTTTGAGAAACTTATGGGCATGGAGATCAGGTGGATTTTGGAGGCGGATCAGTAATGATTCTGCCTATAATGATTCTGCCATATCATTTGTTTTCGTGAATTGGTAGTTTTGGAAGGCTTCGGCTTTTACGGAGTTTTCTATGCCGTCGGGGAAGAGGGGGGCGAAGTCGTCGTAATCCTCTCTTAGGTCGGGATTGGGGGGCCAGAATACGCCTGCTTTGATCTGGCGTATCAGGGCTTCGGCACATGCGATGGCGGAGTCTACGTGGCTCTGAGTGAAGTCCTCCCAGGGGGCGATTTCACTTTTTTCTAAGGTTTTGGCTAAGTTGATATAGGCTACGCGGGGACGTTCTTTGCCGGCTTCTAATTGGGAATACACATAGAGCGGCAACTGTAGGTCGATCCAACGGTAGCGTTTGTTGCCATGTTCGAAGAAGGCTTCCTCAGGCAGGTGTGCGGGAGGCTCTTTGCGTGCCAGGGGGGCGAGGTGCGCTTTTTCGGGGCTCTTGGGGCTGTCGGCAGTTTTGTAGTCGGTTAACTCGATGCGATCGCCGCGCTGATCGATGCGGTCGATCACTCCTCTTAGCTCGATGCCCTCGAGCTTGGCGGAAAACTTGGATTCTGTATGGAGGATTTGAATACTTCCGTTTGTGCGGACGTCTTCGATTTGTCGCTCTACGTAGGCTTGGATACGTGCCAGGATGGCTTCTTTCTGTAGGCGTAATGCGAAGGAGAGTTCTCGTCCAAATTTGTGCTCGATTTCGTTTTCGGCAATCGCATGTAGTTTGGCGATTAGATCGGATGGCTTAGTTTGTGAATCAATGCTGAGGCCTTTGAGCTCGGCTAGAATGGCGTGCAGCAAGGTGCCGAAGGCGGCGGGACTCATTTCACGGGACTCTAGGTCGATTGGGCGCATGTGCATGATGTGCCGCAGGAAAAAGCGGAAGGGGCATTCGAGATAGCTTTTTAGGGCGCTGACTGAAATGCGCTCGGGCAGGGGGAGACCTGGTGGGGGGCTCAACTTCCAAGGGATGGAGTAATCGGTGGGGGGCTCGTTCGTATCGGACTGGGCAAAGAGTGTACGCGTGCGTGGGAGTAGGGTGTCGGCACTGCCAAGAAAGAGTAGGCGCGAGGGTTTGACGGGGCTGCCATCGGCGGCTTTTTGTGGCACCAATATGTCCACCTGGCCGCGCTCACCGGTGCGGCGGCGGCAGATCGCCTCCATTAGATAGGCGTCGCGAGCGAAGCGCTGTTCATTGGTGCGCAGGCCGAATAGGGCGCGCATCGTTTCTGGGAGAAAGGCATCGCCGATGACTGATTCGGGCACTTTACCTTCGTTCAGGCCCATTAAGACGAGTTGCGGTGCGTCGTTCCAAAGTAGTTCGAGCCAGCCGAGTAAGTCGTGTGCCTGGCGTGGGCGGTCGGGGTGCACTTTGGCTTTGCGCAGACCTTGTAGCACCAGACTACGTGCCAGGTCTGTCGAGAGTTTGGGAAAAGTGTCTTCAGCGGTGGCAACTTCCGCGAGAAGTTGTCTCACGGCCTCTGCACGTTCACGCCATGGCTTGGAGGACTCGCCGGTGTCGATTTCGACATCGGCATAAATGTCTTTGAGTGCGTTGGATAGACCTTGGCTAAAGTGTTTGGCTTGTTTGATGGAATATTGCAGGCTTTTGAGCGCTTTGAGAGCGCCGCGCAGGCGTGCATCGTCGGTAAATTGAATGAGTGCATCCAGATCGGCGCACAGGTGGCGTTCGAAGCACTGGTCGAGTTTGCGCAGTAAGTGTGGCTGCGAATCGCTGGCTTGAATATAGGCGAAGCAATCGGGGTGCTGCAGTAGTGTGCGCACGTTGGCAATGTTGGCTTCCTGACTGAGTTGGCAGAGGAGTTCGGTGAGTCGGCCAATGCCTCCAAGGTGCAGGGGCGTACCTTCGGGGTCGTAGTGCGGAATGTTCTTGCGCGTTAGTTCGTCGGCCAGCAGCGGAGCTAGATCGCTATCGGCGAGACCAATGAGAATCGATTCCGGTTTTGCGTTGGTGGTCATTGCCGCGACTTCGGTGGCGGCTGCCTTGGGCTCGGGGCTGGCTTTGAGTTGGCAGTTCCAACCTTCGAAATCCAGCGCGCGCTGATTCCAGAATTCAGTGAGTGGGCGTCCCCATGAATCAAAGAGCTCGGCGTCGCCATAGGTCCAGACTTCGATGGGCAGTGTATCCACGGTATTGGCCAAGGCCTGGAGCGGCAGTGCCTGTGCATCGGGCGTGGCGATCAGAAGTATGCGCTCGATACCCGGGGGGCGGTGAACCGCTCGGCGGCTTCGCGGCGTGCTTGTTTGGGATCGAGCAAGCCATGTAAGCTCAGCTGATCGATATAGAGCGCTTCAAGTCGTGCCAGTTCCTGCCAGCGTTCGCTTTCTTGTCCACTTTCGCTGGCGAGTTGGGCTGCTTGGTAGAGCCCGAGGCCTTCCTCGCCGAGTTCGTTGCGTACTTGCATTATACGCTGTGCCATGCCGAACTGCCAATTTACGTCCGGCTCTGGGGCGACGGGAAAGAGTGTTTCAAAGTGGTGTGGATCGATGCTGCTGAGCACCTCAACCCAGGCGGCGGTGACACTCGCTTCGTTTGCGATGGGTGCTTGCTTGAGTGCGTGACTCAGCAGCGTATCCGGGGTGAGGATGTCCGGGGGGAGGAGGGCCCGCTCCTGATCGCTGATGGCCACGGCCAAAGCCTCGCGTAGGCGCCGACCGGCTTGGCGCGTCGGCACGATGACCAGTAGGTGACTGAGGTCGAGCAGACTGCCTTCAGTTAATGAAAGCAGTCGCTCGGTAACCGCTGGGAGCAGCGGTTGGTTCCAGTCGAGGCTGTGGGGTGTTATTGTAGGCACTGAGCTGTGGTGATGTTGGGGTCCCGCCTTTAGGCGGTTGTGTATCTATCTGGCCTCTCAATCGCGGCCGCCTAAAGGCGGGACTCTAACCTTATACGACGGGATTGAGATACTGAGTCATTAGGCTTTGAGCGCTTGATCGAGGTCGGCTAGCAAGTCGTCGATGTCTTCGATGCCGACGGAGAGACGCACGAAGTCCGGTGTGACACCTGCCGCAATTTGCTGCGCCTCGGTCAACTGTGAGTGTGTGGTCGTGGCGGGGTGGATGGCCAGTGACTTGGCGTCTCCGATATTTGCGAGGTGGCTGAAGAGCTTCAGTTTATCAATGAATTTGCCGCCAGTTTCCAGACCGCCTTTCACGCCGAAGCCTACCATGGCGCCGAACTGACCGGGAGCAAAATACTTTTGAGCTGCACTGTGGTGTGGGCTGTTTTTGAGGCCGGGGTAGTTGACCCAACTGACGGCTTCGTGTGCATCTAAGAATTCGGCGACTTTGAGTGCATTCTCACAGTGGCGTTCCATGCGCAAGTGAAGCGTTTCGAGTCCCATAATGTGCATGAAAGAGTTAAAGGGAGAAGCACAGTTACCGACATCGCGCAGCCATTGCAGGCGCATCTTCATGATGTAGGCGATGTTGGCGCCACCGGCTGGTTCGAAGGCGCCGAAGGCATCCCAGTGCACGAGGCCGTGGTAGCTGGGGTCGGGCTCTGTGAATTCGCTGAAGCGGCCGCTGCCCCAGTCGAAGTTGCCACCGTCGACGACAATGCCACCGATGCTGGTGCCGTGCCCGCCGATGAATTTGGTCAAGCTGTGCACCACGATGTTGGCACCGTGCTCGAGCGGGCGGCAGACCACCGGGGAGGCGACTGTGCTATCAATGATGAGGGGCAGTTTGGCCTCTTTGGCGATCGCAGAGACTTCTTCAAATGGGAAGATGTTGAGGCTGGGATTGCCGACGGTGTCGCCGTAAATGGCTTTGGTCTTGTCGTCGATCAAGGGCGCGAAGCTGGCCGGATCGGTGGCATCGGCGAAGCGCACTTCGATGCCAAGCTTGGGCAGTGTGTATTTGAATAGTGTATACGTGCCGCCGTAGAGTTGCGCTGCGGAGACGATATTGTCGCCAGCCGAAGCAATATTTAAGATGGCACTGGTGATGGCAGCTTGGCCGCTGGAGTGAGCGAGTGCTCCCACGCCCCCCTCGAGTGCGGCGACGCGTTTTTCGAGCACGTCGGTGGTCGGGTTCATGATGCGGGTATAGATATTACCCAACTCTTCGAGACCGAAGAGACGCGCCGCGTGTGCGGTGTCGTTGAACATGTAGCTGGTCGTTTGATAAATCGGGACTGCGCGTGATCCAGTGTCTTTATCGGGCGTATGTCCTGCGTGGAGTGCGAGTGTGCCGAGGCCGGGGGTGCTTTGTGTTGTCATAATATGTCTGTGGGTGATTGAGTGATTTTTTTTAAATCGTGATGTAAAGGCTGTCGATTCAGACTATGTTTGCGATGTTGATTCAGTAAAATAGAAATTTATTCAGTCATGCGTTCGCGTGCGTTGTTGGCATCCCATGTCAGGCCGAGGCTGTCGTAAAATTCAGCTGCTTCGCCCAAGAATTCCCGATCGGGCTGGAAGTCGCGCAAGATTCGTTTGTATTCGCGCAAGGCATTTGATTTTTGATCGCTGCTGCGATAGAGGCGGGCCAAAGCGATGCGCTCTTGCATGCGGTTGGGTTGTAATTTTAAGACATTCTCCAACATCTCGATCATTTCATTGTTATCGAGAAACTCGCTGGCTTCGCCGCTGGCTTGAACTGTGTGGATGAGGGCCATCTTGGGTTGCCAGGAATTGGGCCACTGCTGTGAGAGCTTGTGCCACATTTGAGTGCGGTCACTTACCGCATTCGCATAGGATGAGGTGACGGCTATTTGAATGAGTGTGAAGGTGGTGAATGCGATGTACCAGAGGATTTTGCCTCCAGAGCCCATGTTGCGAACAATGCCTCCAGCGGTGCAGGCGACCAGTGCAATCATAAAGGGGAGTGCTATGTATTGCAGGTGGTCTTCGTTCGCGAGGCTGCCATCTAAAAAGGCACCTGTTTGCGAGATGCCATAGAGGATGAGTAGCAGGTAGGAGGTGAGTCCAAGTAGAATGCCCCGTGTCCATGACTTCTTGAAGTTAATCGCGATCAAAATGTAAAACGGAATAAAGAGTAGGAAGGGGAGGAAGCTATACTGTGCGCCTACACTGTAGCCCTTTGATTGATCAAAGGGGTGAAAGAGCGATAGTTCGACTGGGACGAGGGCTTGCTTGAGGTAGAAAAAGAGATTTTGAGCGTAGATACTGATTCGGTCACTAAATTCGATTTCTGCTACAGTTTGATGGCCTTGTGCCCATACGCCAATGAACAGCGCCAAACACAGTAGCGGTAGTAGGCGGTTATAATATTTGAGGTGGAAGGTCGCCTGTTGCTGAAAGATGCATAGGCTCAGCAGCAGAGGTAGCACTAAGGTGGCCGGGTGGACGATGTAAGCGATCAAACTAAGGACCATTAGGGCTACAAAATCGGCGGGGCCTCGGTTACGAATGCCAAAATAGAGTGCGGCTAAAAGCAAAATTAAGCCGATCAGATCTTGACGATAGCCAGACCAATAGACCGTTTGTAGCACGCTGGGGTGCAGTGCGAAAATCAGCGAGGCTGAGAAGGCAGCAGGGAGATGCAGTGCATCGAGTGTTTTAAGTAAGAATATTGCCGCGCTGAGGTGCAGTAGTAGATTGATTGCATTGTGAGTCAGCGCGGGGTCTAGTGGGATCTTTTGCTCGAGAAAGTAGGAGC
The nucleotide sequence above comes from Coraliomargarita algicola. Encoded proteins:
- a CDS encoding PD-(D/E)XK nuclease family protein, encoding MDTLPIEVWTYGDAELFDSWGRPLTEFWNQRALDFEGWNCQLKASPEPKAAATEVAAMTTNAKPESILIGLADSDLAPLLADELTRKNIPHYDPEGTPLHLGGIGRLTELLCQLSQEANIANVRTLLQHPDCFAYIQASDSQPHLLRKLDQCFERHLCADLDALIQFTDDARLRGALKALKSLQYSIKQAKHFSQGLSNALKDIYADVEIDTGESSKPWRERAEAVRQLLAEVATAEDTFPKLSTDLARSLVLQGLRKAKVHPDRPRQAHDLLGWLELLWNDAPQLVLMGLNEGKVPESVIGDAFLPETMRALFGLRTNEQRFARDAYLMEAICRRRTGERGQVDILVPQKAADGSPVKPSRLLFLGSADTLLPRTRTLFAQSDTNEPPTDYSIPWKLSPPPGLPLPERISVSALKSYLECPFRFFLRHIMHMRPIDLESREMSPAAFGTLLHAILAELKGLSIDSQTKPSDLIAKLHAIAENEIEHKFGRELSFALRLQKEAILARIQAYVERQIEDVRTNGSIQILHTESKFSAKLEGIELRGVIDRIDQRGDRIELTDYKTADSPKSPEKAHLAPLARKEPPAHLPEEAFFEHGNKRYRWIDLQLPLYVYSQLEAGKERPRVAYINLAKTLEKSEIAPWEDFTQSHVDSAIACAEALIRQIKAGVFWPPNPDLREDYDDFAPLFPDGIENSVKAEAFQNYQFTKTNDMAESL
- a CDS encoding O-acetylhomoserine aminocarboxypropyltransferase/cysteine synthase, which codes for MTTQSTPGLGTLALHAGHTPDKDTGSRAVPIYQTTSYMFNDTAHAARLFGLEELGNIYTRIMNPTTDVLEKRVAALEGGVGALAHSSGQAAITSAILNIASAGDNIVSAAQLYGGTYTLFKYTLPKLGIEVRFADATDPASFAPLIDDKTKAIYGDTVGNPSLNIFPFEEVSAIAKEAKLPLIIDSTVASPVVCRPLEHGANIVVHSLTKFIGGHGTSIGGIVVDGGNFDWGSGRFSEFTEPDPSYHGLVHWDAFGAFEPAGGANIAYIMKMRLQWLRDVGNCASPFNSFMHIMGLETLHLRMERHCENALKVAEFLDAHEAVSWVNYPGLKNSPHHSAAQKYFAPGQFGAMVGFGVKGGLETGGKFIDKLKLFSHLANIGDAKSLAIHPATTTHSQLTEAQQIAAGVTPDFVRLSVGIEDIDDLLADLDQALKA
- a CDS encoding GxxExxY protein; translation: MPISFSKIIQVTHQDDFHAIDHMVMKSAFEIHNEIGRLLDEKVYQRTLLHRLTSRGLQCELESEIRITHKEFQKSYFIDLIVDGVLFETKTTAQLKPQHEAQLLNYLLLTNTQHGKLINFRPNSVQSRFVSTTLRSSDRAKFKITAEDSAIAEVLHDLLSDLGTHLAINLYSDALRQLLDSELREISLSDAKKFIGVQAMPMLTNTEALIVIAIAQAQGIASYKKHLTRFLTIADLKSFNWINFNNRTITQSVLLRK
- a CDS encoding UvrD-helicase domain-containing protein translates to MNSLQHIAISASAGSGKTYQLTNRFIYLLHLAEQPERIIALTFTRTAAGEFFHKIIEKLSDAASAPQTAAQLSAELQIDADATRYHHLLRILISRMHQLNLQTLDSFFFRVVSAFALELGLSGSLNLLDETSEPRLRNEVRDSIVHRPGELNEELHEFWQAFKQATYGHDARKVESIVSDFIEQLYNLYLDAPQATLWGEAARIWPQGCPWTCAQAPDWDQLANSLRAAVPEDFMKSQKNDFESAATKVQNYPVKEELNTLLNNAFAVAPDILAGRAILKVRKEIDLPAPLCTALADILKAIVWHHLQRALQNTQGVYRILEAYHQNYDRLVRRPGRLAFADLTHLLSPKLSAPPWVSKTAMPVN